From Syntrophobacterales bacterium, a single genomic window includes:
- a CDS encoding endonuclease/exonuclease/phosphatase family protein — protein sequence MPAYGSLKGISDDAERLRVAEKLLVLRAQLDRQIPGKTATDTLLLATWNIREFGDNRRGESLHYIAEIISRFDLVAVQEIAADLGGLQKLVALLGPGWDYIMTDSTDGTAGGGERMAFIFDRRKVFFRKMAGELVLPQTKLIGEDKLQFARTPFNVAFQAGWFRFILTTVHIYYGTSSKNDPRRVAEIKAVAEFLTKRADKENESYILLGDFNIFNQGDDTMKALTNQGFYIPGAIREHPTDLGKTKYYDQIAFKLKLDKNMTVFSEDKQRAGAFNFTETIYPSEDVGIYQRYFDKKYINGKTEKEIQKYYLTNWRTFQMSDHMPLWIELKIDFSNQYLKNIILR from the coding sequence ATGCCTGCCTATGGCTCACTAAAAGGAATTTCAGACGACGCCGAAAGGCTTCGCGTCGCGGAAAAGCTGTTGGTTCTTCGCGCTCAACTTGACCGGCAGATTCCGGGAAAAACCGCAACGGATACCCTTCTGCTTGCGACATGGAATATACGGGAGTTCGGCGACAACAGGCGCGGCGAGAGCTTGCACTATATAGCCGAAATTATAAGCCGTTTCGATCTTGTCGCCGTTCAGGAGATCGCCGCCGATCTGGGTGGATTGCAAAAACTTGTCGCCCTGCTGGGACCGGGATGGGACTATATCATGACGGACAGCACCGATGGAACGGCAGGCGGCGGTGAGCGCATGGCATTTATCTTCGACCGGCGCAAGGTCTTTTTTCGAAAAATGGCCGGTGAGCTGGTACTGCCGCAGACGAAACTGATCGGGGAAGACAAACTGCAATTCGCACGCACGCCTTTCAACGTGGCTTTTCAGGCAGGCTGGTTTCGGTTCATTCTGACAACCGTGCATATTTATTACGGTACCTCCTCAAAGAATGATCCGCGCCGTGTGGCGGAGATAAAAGCCGTCGCGGAATTCCTGACCAAGCGAGCCGATAAAGAGAATGAAAGCTATATTCTCCTGGGGGATTTTAATATCTTCAATCAGGGCGACGACACCATGAAGGCGCTCACGAATCAAGGTTTCTATATCCCGGGCGCCATCAGGGAGCACCCCACGGATCTCGGTAAAACCAAATACTACGATCAAATCGCCTTTAAGTTAAAACTCGATAAGAACATGACCGTATTTTCTGAAGATAAGCAGCGTGCCGGCGCGTTTAATTTTACTGAGACAATATACCCTTCGGAAGATGTGGGTATTTATCAGAGATATTTCGATAAAAAATACATAAACGGGAAAACGGAGAAGGAAATACAAAAATATTATCTAACCAACTGGCGCACCTTCCAGATGTCCGACCATATGCCGCTCTGGATTGAGCTCAAAATAGACTTCAGCAACCAATATCTTAAAAATATTATACTTCGGTAA
- a CDS encoding patatin-like phospholipase family protein, whose protein sequence is MQELTKDKSILQITDKIREKEAQGRYTVSDIILSEGTRKYQFVDLVMEGGGTLGIALVGYIHALEEAGIRFLGMGGSSVGAIVALLAYSCSERMDPKGERLASIIGNMNLGEMVDGSFWAKRLSKLLGKRDAKMRTARIIFGALLTLPQIFGRLGLNPGDKLYEWISDRLAENKIHTFADLQRLIKSLPDGMIHRETGDRIIDHDTSLRIVAADVTTSTKVTFPDMAAMYWQEPDEVNPACFVRASASIPIFFQPFTVDGVSRIMESSDKWKRLGSFTGTLPDKVSFTDGGMLSNFPIDLFKRPGVPRAPTLGVRLGKKYRSAKETDKLGQYAWQLINALRHYADYDFIFKNPLYKDLIAHINTGGYNWLDFNMSPEDKLGLFREGVLAGHDFLETFDWEQHKKLRAAELAVYRASVKSTRH, encoded by the coding sequence ATGCAGGAACTGACGAAAGACAAATCCATCCTTCAGATTACGGACAAGATACGCGAAAAAGAAGCTCAGGGGCGCTACACAGTCTCAGACATTATTTTGAGCGAAGGTACGCGTAAATACCAGTTTGTCGACCTTGTGATGGAAGGCGGCGGCACGCTGGGGATCGCGCTGGTCGGATATATACACGCGCTTGAGGAGGCGGGGATACGCTTCCTTGGCATGGGCGGCAGTTCCGTGGGGGCGATTGTCGCGCTGCTCGCGTACAGCTGCAGCGAACGCATGGACCCAAAAGGCGAAAGGCTTGCGTCGATAATCGGCAACATGAACCTCGGGGAGATGGTGGACGGTAGCTTTTGGGCTAAGAGGCTTTCAAAACTGCTTGGCAAAAGGGACGCAAAGATGCGAACCGCGCGGATCATTTTCGGCGCACTACTGACGCTTCCGCAGATATTCGGGCGACTCGGGCTAAACCCCGGAGACAAACTGTATGAATGGATTTCCGATAGACTGGCCGAGAATAAGATACACACATTCGCGGATCTGCAGAGATTGATCAAGTCCCTCCCGGACGGAATGATACACCGTGAAACCGGGGACAGGATCATAGACCATGACACCAGCCTGAGGATTGTCGCTGCCGATGTCACCACCAGCACAAAAGTCACATTCCCTGATATGGCGGCGATGTACTGGCAGGAGCCGGACGAGGTCAACCCCGCCTGTTTTGTCCGTGCCTCGGCGTCTATCCCGATTTTTTTTCAGCCTTTCACGGTGGACGGAGTATCCCGGATTATGGAGAGCAGTGATAAATGGAAGCGCTTGGGGAGCTTTACCGGAACCCTGCCCGATAAGGTCTCCTTTACGGACGGCGGAATGTTGTCCAACTTTCCTATTGACCTGTTCAAGCGGCCCGGCGTTCCGCGCGCGCCGACCCTTGGTGTACGCTTGGGCAAAAAGTATCGGTCCGCGAAAGAGACGGACAAGCTCGGACAATACGCGTGGCAGCTTATCAATGCCCTCCGCCATTACGCGGATTACGACTTTATTTTCAAGAATCCGCTGTATAAGGATCTGATAGCGCATATAAACACCGGAGGATACAACTGGCTTGACTTCAATATGAGCCCGGAGGATAAACTAGGACTCTTCCGCGAAGGCGTCCTGGCGGGACATGATTTTCTGGAAACCTTCGACTGGGAGCAGCATAAGAAACTGAGAGCCGCCGAGCTCGCCGTGTACCGCGCGAGCGTGAAATCCACCAGACATTAG